In a single window of the Rhodamnia argentea isolate NSW1041297 chromosome 2, ASM2092103v1, whole genome shotgun sequence genome:
- the LOC115756485 gene encoding major pollen allergen Ole e 10-like isoform X2, whose protein sequence is MAKAAFSLVFLLLSFTSGSGLPVSVVNAQKTWCVAKPSSDQATLLANINYACSQVDCKILQKGCPCFDPDNLMNHASVAMNLYYQSHGRSHWSCDFRNSGLVVISDPSYSNCIYA, encoded by the exons ATGGCTAAGGCCGCCTTCTCCCTCGTTTTCCTGCTCTTGTCCTTCACTTCCGGATCAG GGTTACCTGTATCTGTTGTCAATGCGCAG AAAACGTGGTGTGTGGCCAAGCCATCATCAGACCAAGCAACTCTACTGGCGAACATAAACTACGCCTGCTCCCAAGTGGACTGCAAGATCCTCCAAAAGGGATGCCCGTGCTTCGACCCCGATAATCTCATGAACCATGCCTCCGTCGCCATGAACCTCTACTATCAATCCCATGGAAGGAGCCACTGGAGCTGCGATTTCCGAAACTCGGGCCTCGTCGTCATCTCTGATCCGA GCTACAGCAATTGCATCTACGCATAG
- the LOC115756485 gene encoding glucan endo-1,3-beta-glucosidase-like isoform X1: protein MAKAAFSLVFLLLSFTSGSGLPVSVVNALQKTWCVAKPSSDQATLLANINYACSQVDCKILQKGCPCFDPDNLMNHASVAMNLYYQSHGRSHWSCDFRNSGLVVISDPSYSNCIYA from the exons ATGGCTAAGGCCGCCTTCTCCCTCGTTTTCCTGCTCTTGTCCTTCACTTCCGGATCAG GGTTACCTGTATCTGTTGTCAATGCGC TGCAGAAAACGTGGTGTGTGGCCAAGCCATCATCAGACCAAGCAACTCTACTGGCGAACATAAACTACGCCTGCTCCCAAGTGGACTGCAAGATCCTCCAAAAGGGATGCCCGTGCTTCGACCCCGATAATCTCATGAACCATGCCTCCGTCGCCATGAACCTCTACTATCAATCCCATGGAAGGAGCCACTGGAGCTGCGATTTCCGAAACTCGGGCCTCGTCGTCATCTCTGATCCGA GCTACAGCAATTGCATCTACGCATAG
- the LOC115756466 gene encoding cytochrome P450 72A397-like isoform X1, with translation MEVSTQSIALVAVLAVLVTWAWRVVNWVWLRPKRLERLLRQQGLSGEPYAFLFGDLNENERMLTEATSKPIAISDDIKPRLLPFLHRSFQIHGKDSFMWMGQTPRVNITNPEQLKEIFSKIYDYIKPASTPLIKLLVDGLATHEGEKWARHRKIINPAFHMEKLKLMLPAFYSSCTEMIDGWDELVSDERSCEVDVWIDLQNLTRDVISRTAFGSSFEEGKRIFELQREQTMFTSKALRSLYIPDWRYVPTKMNRRMKSIDKEVQALLTDIVRRREKAIRAGEAAGTDLLGLLLESNMKDNIGMSLRDVIEECKLFYFAGQETTSVLLVWTMVLLSVHPDWQARAREEILQTFGRRKPDFDGLSHLKIVTMILNEVLRLYPPATLLERKVQKEIKLGKLTIPPGVRLSMPILFIHHDKELWGEDAEEFKPERFAEGVSKATKNQVSFFPFGWGPRICIGMNFSMIEAKMALAMILQQFTFELSPSYAHAPWEFITLQPQYGAQVILHKAN, from the exons atggagGTATCAACACAGTCAATTGCGCTAGTGGCGGTTCTGGCCGTCCTTGTGACATGGGCGTGGAGGGTGGTGAATTGGGTGTGGCTGAGGCCAAAGAGGCTAGAGAGGCTCCTGAGGCAGCAAGGCCTCTCCGGTGAACCCTATGCGTTCCTGTTTGGAGACCTCAATGAGAACGAGCGTATGCTCACAGAAGCCACGTCCAAGCCCATCGCTATCTCCGATGACATCAAGCCTCGCCTCCTGCCGTTCTTGCATCGATCCTTCCAAATCCATG GCAAAGACTCATTCATGTGGATGGGCCAAACACCGAGAGTGAACATAACAAACCCTGAACAGCTGAAGGAGATCTTCTCCAAGATATACGACTATATCAAGCCAGCCTCCACTCCCCTAATTAAGCTGCTCGTCGATGGACTCGCGACCCACGAGGGCGAGAAATGGGCTCGGCATCGGAAGATTATCAATCCAGCATTCCACATGGAGAAGTTGAAG CTTATGTTGCCTGCTTTTTATTCAAGTTGTACTGAAATGATAGACGGATGGGATGAGTTGGTATCGGATGAGAGATCATGTGAGGTCGATGTGTGGATCgaccttcaaaatttgacccgTGACGTGATCTCTCGGACAGCATTTGGTAGTAGCTTTGAAGAAGGCAAAAGGATCTTTGAACTTCAGCGGGAACAAACCATGTTCACAAGTAAAGCCCTTCGATCGCTCTACATCCCCGACTGGAGGTA TGTGCCAACTAAGATGAATAGGAGGATGAAGAGCATAGATAAAGAAGTGCAGGCTCTACTCACCGACATCGTCCGTAGAAGAGAGAAAGCAATAAGGGCAGGGGAAGCTGCTGGTACTGATCTGTTGGGGCTATTGCTAGAGTCAAACATGAAGGATAACATCGGGATGAGCCTTCGCGATGTAATTGAGGAGTGCAAGCTTTTCTACTTCGCCGGACAAGAGACCACTTCGGTTTTACTAGTATGGACCATGGTCTTGTTGAGTGTGCACCCAGATTGGCAAGCGCGAGCCAGGGAAGAGATCCTCCAAACCTTTGGAAGGAGAAAACCTGACTTTGACGGGTTAAGCCACCTCAAGATT GTGACGATGATCTTGAATGAGGTGCTGAGGCTATACCCACCCGCGACCTTACTAGAACGGAAGGTTCAGAAGGAAATAAAACTAGGGAAGCTGACCATACCCCCGGGAGTCCGTCTCTCAATGCCGATTCTCTTTATACACCATGATAAAGAATTGTGGGGCGAGGATGCCGAGGAGTTCAAGCCCGAGAGGTTCGCCGAGGGAGTGTCCAAGGCCACCAAGAACCAAGTATCTTTTTTCCCATTCGGATGGGGCCCTCGTATATGCATCGGCATGAACTTCTCAATGATAGAGGCAAAGATGGCACTCGCCATGATACTTCAGCAATTCACGTTTGAGCTCTCTCCATCTTATGCGCATGCCCCTTGGGAATTCATCACCCTCCAGCCACAATATGGTGCTCAGGTCATCTTGCACAAGGCAAACTAG
- the LOC115756466 gene encoding cytochrome P450 72A397-like isoform X2, giving the protein MEVSTQSIALVAVLAVLVTWAWRVVNWVWLRPKRLERLLRQQGLSGEPYAFLFGDLNENERMLTEATSKPIAISDDIKPRLLPFLHRSFQIHGKDSFMWMGQTPRVNITNPEQLKEIFSKIYDYIKPASTPLIKLLVDGLATHEGEKWARHRKIINPAFHMEKLKLMLPAFYSSCTEMIDGWDELVSDERSCEVDVWIDLQNLTRDVISRTAFGSSFEEGKRIFELQREQTMFTSKALRSLYIPDWRFVPTKMNRRMKSIDKEVQALLTDIVRRREKAIRAGEAAGTDLLGLLLESNMKDNIGMSLRDVIEECKLFYFAGQETTSVLLVWTMVLLSVHPDWQARAREEILQTFGRRKPDFDGLSHLKIVTMILNEVLRLYPPATLLERKVQKEIKLGKLTIPPGVRLSMPILFIHHDKELWGEDAEEFKPERFAEGVSKATKNQVSFFPFGWGPRICIGMNFSMIEAKMALAMILQQFTFELSPSYAHAPWEFITLQPQYGAQVILHKAN; this is encoded by the exons atggagGTATCAACACAGTCAATTGCGCTAGTGGCGGTTCTGGCCGTCCTTGTGACATGGGCGTGGAGGGTGGTGAATTGGGTGTGGCTGAGGCCAAAGAGGCTAGAGAGGCTCCTGAGGCAGCAAGGCCTCTCCGGTGAACCCTATGCGTTCCTGTTTGGAGACCTCAATGAGAACGAGCGTATGCTCACAGAAGCCACGTCCAAGCCCATCGCTATCTCCGATGACATCAAGCCTCGCCTCCTGCCGTTCTTGCATCGATCCTTCCAAATCCATG GCAAAGACTCATTCATGTGGATGGGCCAAACACCGAGAGTGAACATAACAAACCCTGAACAGCTGAAGGAGATCTTCTCCAAGATATACGACTATATCAAGCCAGCCTCCACTCCCCTAATTAAGCTGCTCGTCGATGGACTCGCGACCCACGAGGGCGAGAAATGGGCTCGGCATCGGAAGATTATCAATCCAGCATTCCACATGGAGAAGTTGAAG CTTATGTTGCCTGCTTTTTATTCAAGTTGTACTGAAATGATAGACGGATGGGATGAGTTGGTATCGGATGAGAGATCATGTGAGGTCGATGTGTGGATCgaccttcaaaatttgacccgTGACGTGATCTCTCGGACAGCATTTGGTAGTAGCTTTGAAGAAGGCAAAAGGATCTTTGAACTTCAGCGGGAACAAACCATGTTCACAAGTAAAGCCCTTCGATCGCTCTACATCCCCGACTGGA GGTTTGTGCCAACTAAGATGAATAGGAGGATGAAGAGCATAGATAAAGAAGTGCAGGCTCTACTCACCGACATCGTCCGTAGAAGAGAGAAAGCAATAAGGGCAGGGGAAGCTGCTGGTACTGATCTGTTGGGGCTATTGCTAGAGTCAAACATGAAGGATAACATCGGGATGAGCCTTCGCGATGTAATTGAGGAGTGCAAGCTTTTCTACTTCGCCGGACAAGAGACCACTTCGGTTTTACTAGTATGGACCATGGTCTTGTTGAGTGTGCACCCAGATTGGCAAGCGCGAGCCAGGGAAGAGATCCTCCAAACCTTTGGAAGGAGAAAACCTGACTTTGACGGGTTAAGCCACCTCAAGATT GTGACGATGATCTTGAATGAGGTGCTGAGGCTATACCCACCCGCGACCTTACTAGAACGGAAGGTTCAGAAGGAAATAAAACTAGGGAAGCTGACCATACCCCCGGGAGTCCGTCTCTCAATGCCGATTCTCTTTATACACCATGATAAAGAATTGTGGGGCGAGGATGCCGAGGAGTTCAAGCCCGAGAGGTTCGCCGAGGGAGTGTCCAAGGCCACCAAGAACCAAGTATCTTTTTTCCCATTCGGATGGGGCCCTCGTATATGCATCGGCATGAACTTCTCAATGATAGAGGCAAAGATGGCACTCGCCATGATACTTCAGCAATTCACGTTTGAGCTCTCTCCATCTTATGCGCATGCCCCTTGGGAATTCATCACCCTCCAGCCACAATATGGTGCTCAGGTCATCTTGCACAAGGCAAACTAG